A region from the Brettanomyces bruxellensis chromosome 4, complete sequence genome encodes:
- the ADE1_2 gene encoding Bifunctional purine biosynthetic protein ade1: MSFNVLVLGEGGREHALIWKLSQSPKIGKIFCAPGNGGIASMKNVTCVPIGLSSSDYPELTSFALKNDVKLVVPGPEQPLVDGVADAFAKIGIPSFGPSSTAARMEGSKAFAKDFMKKHGIPTATYQNFTDYEEAKRYVQNCNTKVVIKASGIAAGKGVIIPENKDEALLALKEIMVDRNFGAAGSEVVVEEYLEGDELSILCISDGYSYVYLPPAQDHKRVGNGDTGLNTGGMGAYAPAPLATPSLLSKIEKTILKPSIDGMRKDGYPMVGVLFVGLMISPQGEPKVLEYNVRFGDPETQTVLPLMKSDLLDLMIATVEHRLDSVPFSIYEGKSSATVVMAASGYPVKYNKGDKISIKEPLPEDTFIFHAGTKLVNGSLVTAGGRVIAATAISDTLKDAVKKAYVGVGFVTFTGKYTRDDIAHRAFDSKIVDGNTLTYEAAGVSVDAGNKLVENIKKMVKSTSRPGANPELGGFGGLFDLKAAGYNDIDNTLLVGATDGVGTKLRIAQILDVHDTVGIDLVAMNVNDLVVQGAEPLMFLDYFATGHLDLPVAQSFVRGVADGCKQAGCALVGGETSEMPGMYPPGHYDTNGTAVGAVLKDEMLPRTDEMGAGDILLGIASNGIHSNGYSLVRKIIESSSYSYTDPAPWNPKSTIGREVLIPTRIYVKQLLPSIKSGLILGLAHITGGGLIENVPRALPDNVTAKIDISTWEVPEIFKWLGKEGNVPIPDILKTLNLGVGMVVIVKAINVERVTENLTKAGETVYKIGKLVKRMPGMVGCIVDNAEGLY, from the coding sequence ATGTCGTTTAATGTTCTCGTTCTCGGAGAAGGTGGTCGTGAGCATGCACTCATCTGGAAACTTTCGCAATCACCCAAGATTGGTAAGATATTTTGTGCTCCTGGTAACGGAGGTATTGCCTCGATGAAAAATGTTACCTGCGTTCCTATTGGATTGTCTTCATCGGACTATCCAGAGCTTACTTCATTTGCACTTAAAAATGATGTTAAGTTAGTGGTTCCTGGCCCTGAGCAGCCTCTTGTTGATGGTGTTGCCGATGCTTTTGCAAAAATCGGTATTCCTTCATTTGGTCCTTCTTCTACTGCAGCCCGCATGGAAGGTTCCAAAGCTTTTGCAAAAGATTTCATGAAAAAGCACGGTATTCCAACTGCTACTTATCAGAATTTTACTGATTATGAAGAGGCTAAAAGGTACGTCCAAAACTGTAACACGAAGGTCGTTATCAAAGCTTCAGGAATCGCCGCCGGAAAAGGTGTCATAATtccagaaaataaagatgaagCATTACTAGCACTTAAGGAGATAATGGTGGACCGTAATTTTGGTGCTGCAGGTTCTGAAGTTGTGGTTGAAGAATACCTGGAAGGTGACGAGTTATCTATACTTTGTATAAGTGATGGTTATTCTTATGTCTATCTTCCACCAGCTCAGGACCATAAGCGCGTGGGCAATGGTGATACTGGACTTAATACCGGTGGTATGGGTGCCTATGCTCCTGCACCTCTGGCTACTCCTTCTCTTCTATCTAAAATAGAGAAGACCATCTTGAAACCAAGTATTGATGGTATGAGAAAAGATGGTTATCCTATGGTCGGTGTTTTGTTTGTTGGTTTGATGATCAGCCCTCAAGGTGAGCCTAAGGTTCTAGAATATAATGTGAGGTTTGGTGACCCAGAAACTCAGACCGTTCTtcctttgatgaaaagtGATCTTCTAGACTTAATGATTGCCACTGTTGAGCATCGTCTTGATAGTGTGCCCTTCAGTATCTATGAAGGAAAGTCAAGTGCTACGGTTGTCATGGCGGCTTCCGGTTATCCAgtgaaatataataaaggaGATAAAATATCCATTAAGGAGCCTTTACCGGAGGAtacattcatttttcatgcAGGAACAAAGCTTGTTAATGGCTCTCTTGTCACCGCTGGTGGTCGTGTTATTGCTGCTACTGCGATATCTGATACCCTTAAGGATGCGGTTAAGAAAGCATATGTGGGGGTTGGCTTTGTTACATTCACAGGCAAGTACACGAGGGACGATATAGCTCACAGAGCCTTTGACTCGAAAATTGTGGACGGTAATACTTTAACTTATGAAGCAGCAGGTGTCTCCGTTGATGCCGGTAATAAGTTggttgaaaatattaaaaagatGGTCAAGTCAACATCTAGACCTGGAGCAAATCCAGAACTCGGTGGTTTCGGTGGTCTTTTCGACCTTAAGGCTGCTGGTTACAATGATATTGATAACACACTTCTTGTCGGAGCAACTGATGGTGTTGGTACAAAGCTTCGTATTGCGCAGATTCTCGATGTACATGACACGGTGGGAATTGATTTAGTGGCAATGAATGTTAACGATTTGGTCGTTCAGGGTGCTGAGCCTCTTATGTTTTTAGATTATTTTGCAACGGGTCATTTAGATTTACCTGTCGCTCAGAGTTTTGTTCGTGGTGTTGCCGATGGCTGTAAACAGGCTGGATGTGCTTTGGTTGGAGGTGAAACTTCAGAAATGCCTGGGATGTATCCGCCTGGACATTATGATACTAACGGAACTGCTGTTGGTGCGGTTTTGAAGGATGAAATGCTTCCTCGTACGGACGAAATGGGTGCCGGAGACATTTTGCTTGGAATTGCTTCAAACGGTATTCATTCCAATGGTTATTCATTggtgagaaaaataattgaaagtaGTAGTTACAGCTACACTGATCCTGCTCCATGGAATCCTAAGTCTACTATTGGCAGAGAAGTTCTTATTCCAACAAGAATTTACGTCAAACAGCTTCTTCCATCAATAAAGTCTGGGTTAATTTTGGGTTTAGCCCACATTACAGGTGGAGGTTTGATTGAAAATGTTCCTCGCGCCTTGCCTGATAATGTTACAGCCAAGATTGACATTTCCACGTGGGAGGTTCCGGAGATTTTCAAGTGGCTCGGCAAAGAAGGTAATGTCCCGATCCCAGATATTCTAAAAACGCTCAATCTTGGTGTTGGTATGGTTGTGATAGTGAAAGCAATAAATGTCGAAAGGGTCACTGAGAATTTGACTAAGGCAGGTGAAACTGTGTACAAAATTGGTAAACTTGTGAAGCGGATGCCCGGTATGGTCGGCTGTATTGTTGACAATGCTGAAGGATTGTATTGA